The DNA sequence TTGATGCTCACTGGTATCGTTTTCTGAGGAGAGGTGCTTATAAACTTCAGATTCTACACTGTATGTGCCAGAGTTATTATCCTGCTGACTAAGGCTCAGGGGTACTGGTTTTTCTGGGAAACAGTCTCTGGTGGGTTGACAGTAGGTCACAGAGTCTAATCTCTGTTTGCTGTCATGAGTTGGTAAAGGATGAGGTAACTGGTTTTCTTCTGCCTGTGAAATACTGTATGATCCTGGGTGAGCCTGGAAATGGAAAGTCTCAAATGGGAGTTTTTGCTCAAACATTCTAGGTCTGGGTCTGGAATCAACCATTTCTCTGTGCTTATGGGTTTCTACAGAGCTATCACTTATCTTTCTGAAAGAAGTCTTTGGCTCTAGTCCTCTGGCTTTCTGCACTTTGATATAATCCTCAAGTTCATCTTGGAAAGAGTTATATGTCCTCTTCGAAGGAGCTGGTAACCAGTGATATACTTGGCTTTCCACTGGTGAAATAGTGTATGGTCGTTGGTAGGTTTGAGAAGTCTCAAATGAATATCTTCGTTCACACATTCTTGGTCTGGGTCCAGAATAAATTTCTCTGTACCCATGGGTTTCCACAgagctctctctttcctttctgaaaCAAGTCTTTGGATCTAGTCCTCTGGCTTTCTGCACTTTGATATAATCTTCCAGTTCATCTTGAAAAGAGTCATATGTTTTCTTTGATTGAGCTGGTAAGCAATGAGGTAACTGGTTTTCCACTGTTTGTGGAGTATTATATGGTCCTGGATATGTCCAGAAAGTCTCACATGGGGATCTTTGTTCAAACATTCTATGTCTGGATCTGGAATCAACTGCTTCTCTGTACCCACGGGCTTCCAAAGAACTTTCTTCCATCTTTCTAAAACAAGTCTTTGGTTCTGATCCTCTGGCTTTCTGTACTTTGATGTAATCTGTAGATTCATCTTGGCAAGAGTCTGGTGGCTTCCTTGATTTCTTCACTAGATTGATAACAATGGATTCTCTGCAAATAAGACAGTAGAAAGTTCTTGTTACtagattattttatttggaatatTTGCTTTGCTTTCAAAAATACTagtttgaaaaaaacaaatacaacagaagcccaagcaaaattttaaaacctaCCTTAATATAAAAGCTATAAATCATGACTTTGTATGTGAAAGAGAAGAAGCAGGAATAGTGACATATCTCCTAGGCACCTCACAATTTTTTATACATAAAAAATTTTCACACTTGGGATGAAAGGGAAGATAGGTACAAAGAAGCAGACATATCTGATACTGTTGTAGTACTTAAAAATGTAAGGCATGTTGGGATGTGTGGGAAAGGACCAATAATATTTAATGCCCTAAAGGTGGTCTGATCTGCATGTCACATTGCTGTAAAAAGTTCTAATTATCAGTTCCTTGTATAGATCTATAAACGTGACAGCTATTTATTCTGGAACTCTGAAATTTTACGAAGAGTGTAAATGAAGGTTAATTTGGTTAGTTATACAATTTAGCTACCTAGTATTCAGActcaataatacaaatattttctaccagAATAATGTAAGTTATActaaaagcaacaaaataaatatacaattcTTAAGTTCCCCTCTGTCCCACTACTTGACTTATCCAGTCCCCAACTGTAGAGTCAATCTTCTCCTCCTTAAAATAACAGAACAAATTGGAATAAATGTGTACTAAGCTCCTACAATGGGACCTTACCCATATTTTTATACTTCATTATAACCACTTTATGTTAGGGCTGTC is a window from the Capra hircus breed San Clemente chromosome X unlocalized genomic scaffold, ASM170441v1, whole genome shotgun sequence genome containing:
- the ZMAT1 gene encoding zinc finger matrin-type protein 1 isoform X3, with the protein product MTWNEQEKTELFADNFCNVCGVVLQFESQRISHYESEKHAQNVRFYFQMPGEQNEVPGKKMKMDVRNFQEHRSEVVDRNKFCGLCHMVFSSSVVAQSHYVGKVHSKKLKQLMEEHDQVSPSRFQPATAFSMRTYDCRICNITFTSLEMFRSHMQGSEHQLKESIVINLVKKSRKPPDSCQDESTDYIKVQKARGSEPKTCFRKMEESSLEARGYREAVDSRSRHRMFEQRSPCETFWTYPGPYNTPQTVENQLPHCLPAQSKKTYDSFQDELEDYIKVQKARGLDPKTCFRKERESSVETHGYREIYSGPRPRMCERRYSFETSQTYQRPYTISPVESQVYHWLPAPSKRTYNSFQDELEDYIKVQKARGLEPKTSFRKISDSSVETHKHREMVDSRPRPRMFEQKLPFETFHFQAHPGSYSISQAEENQLPHPLPTHDSKQRLDSVTYCQPTRDCFPEKPVPLSLSQQDNNSGTYSVESEVYKHLSSENDTSEHQVGHKRKHQKRRRHMEKGEERPEKEQSKHKRKKSYADTDLDKHKGTGERKRDGDKFRVSSGRLKHRKKKKSRGVPSEKEERKHKKEKKKSVEEKTEEEMLWDESILGF
- the ZMAT1 gene encoding zinc finger matrin-type protein 1 isoform X2, which encodes MTVSAGVPITTSAESTFLKPLAVKPPPAFSMRTYDCRICNITFTSLEMFRSHMQGSEHQLKESIVINLVKKSRKPPDSCQDESTDYIKVQKARGSEPKTCFRKMEESSLEARGYREAVDSRSRHRMFEQRSPCETFWTYPGPYNTPQTVENQLPHCLPAQSKKTYDSFQDELEDYIKVQKARGLDPKTCFRKERESSVETHGYREIYSGPRPRMCERRYSFETSQTYQRPYTISPVESQVYHWLPAPSKRTYNSFQDELEDYIKVQKARGLEPKTSFRKISDSSVETHKHREMVDSRPRPRMFEQKLPFETFHFQAHPGSYSISQAEENQLPHPLPTHDSKQRLDSVTYCQPTRDCFPEKPVPLSLSQQDNNSGTYSVESEVYKHLSSENDTSEHQVGHKRKHQKRRRHMEKGEERPEKEQSKHKRKKSYADTDLDKHKGTGERKRDGDKFRVSSGRLKHRKKKKSRGVPSEKEERKHKKEKKKSVEEKTEEEMLWDESILGF
- the ZMAT1 gene encoding zinc finger matrin-type protein 1 isoform X1; the encoded protein is MTVSAGVPITTSAESTFLKPLAVKPPPGGIKDKIMPSSSSSALDLNNPNKYCKLCPASFNSPLMAQQHYVGKKHKRNEARKKFVDKIREKPLPAKSDPNAFSMRTYDCRICNITFTSLEMFRSHMQGSEHQLKESIVINLVKKSRKPPDSCQDESTDYIKVQKARGSEPKTCFRKMEESSLEARGYREAVDSRSRHRMFEQRSPCETFWTYPGPYNTPQTVENQLPHCLPAQSKKTYDSFQDELEDYIKVQKARGLDPKTCFRKERESSVETHGYREIYSGPRPRMCERRYSFETSQTYQRPYTISPVESQVYHWLPAPSKRTYNSFQDELEDYIKVQKARGLEPKTSFRKISDSSVETHKHREMVDSRPRPRMFEQKLPFETFHFQAHPGSYSISQAEENQLPHPLPTHDSKQRLDSVTYCQPTRDCFPEKPVPLSLSQQDNNSGTYSVESEVYKHLSSENDTSEHQVGHKRKHQKRRRHMEKGEERPEKEQSKHKRKKSYADTDLDKHKGTGERKRDGDKFRVSSGRLKHRKKKKSRGVPSEKEERKHKKEKKKSVEEKTEEEMLWDESILGF